Proteins encoded together in one Mercenaria mercenaria strain notata chromosome 18, MADL_Memer_1, whole genome shotgun sequence window:
- the LOC128545936 gene encoding carbohydrate sulfotransferase 11-like, whose product MMFIKRFRKFRTKGTFGFIGVLFLLHCFQMHNSTKKENRGIKQRTEDICHRYKAPEKRTLSGFVLRRENHLLYYCDVPKCGSAFMNALLKEAFSCNDCYYKKVNMLYKRNKYTYVKQKIQNSTYSFMFVREPYGRLFATYENKLHCPNKLWQRLGTDVIRVVRKNATSLSKQFGHDVTFAELVEYVVILFEQDWRLNIHLAPMYTRCDPCLINFNFIGKLEEMTDNLIALTKMWRRNGIKVDFESSVDVKELELKHKRDMGPITQMFDTLSRSPGLSRYDLFQRLWSSYQIRGLILNEQKMPFREDLVNGIDNVMYELAVKEAIELSASNVAALINQRKEALIKAYRTVPMEIMLRLRNVLKTDCELFGYDDMPQTLFDRSTSINVIMANK is encoded by the exons ATGATGTTTATAAAGAGATTTAGAAAGTTTCGAACTAAAGGAACATTTGGATTTATTGGTGTATTATTCTTGTTACACTGTTTTCaaatg CACAACTCTACGAAAAAAGAAAATCGTGGTATCAAACAGAGGACTGAGGACATATGCCATAGATATAAAGCGCCAGAAAAAAGAACGCTAAGTGGCTTTGTATTACGCCGTGAGAATCATCTTCTGTATTACTGTGATGTTCCAAAGTGTGGTTCGGCGTTCATGAATGCATTACTTAAGGAAGCCTTTTCTTGTAATGACTGTtattataaaaaagtaaatatgttATATAAGAGAAACAAATACACTTATGTTAAGCAGAAGATACAGAATTCTACGTATTCTTTTATGTTTGTAAGAGAGCCGTATGGTCGTTTATTTGCGACTTACGAAAACAAACTTCATTGCCCAAACAAACTTTGGCAAAGGCTTGGAACTGATGTCATCAGAGTGGTCCGTAAAAATGCCACGTCGTTAAGTAAACAATTTGGACATGACGTTACATTTGCTGAATTAGTAGaatatgttgttattttatttgagcAAGACTGGCGTTTAAATATTCATTTAGCTCCTATGTATACTAGATGTGACCCTTGTTTAATCAACTTTAACTTTATTGGAAAATTAGAAGAAATGACAGATAACTTAATTGCTTTAACTAAAATGTGGAGAAGAAACGGAATTAAAGTTGACTTTGAGAGTAGTGTAGACGTTAAAGAACTTGAACTTAAACACAAGCGAGATATGGGTCCAATAACTCAAATGTTTGATACATTATCGAGATCGCCAGGGCTATCAAGATACGATTTATTTCAAAGACTCTGGTCAAGCTATCAAATTAGAGGATTAATCTTGAACGAACAAAAAATGCCTTTTAGAGAAGATCTCGTGAACGGCATAGACAATGTCATGTATGAGTTAGCAGTTAAAGAAGCAATTGAACTAAGTGCCAGTAACGTTGCTGCTTTGATTAATCAACGCAAAGAAGCTTTGATAAAAGCCTATAGAACGGTGCCAATGGAAATTATGCTAAGGTTAAGAAATGTACTTAAAACCGATTGTGAATTGTTTGGCTATGATGATATGCCTCAGACACTTTTCGATAGGAGCACTTCCATAAATGTAATAATggcaaataaataa